A single Ziziphus jujuba cultivar Dongzao chromosome 11, ASM3175591v1 DNA region contains:
- the LOC107432030 gene encoding thaumatin-like protein 1b, whose amino-acid sequence MKAQTIFVCLAFAILFSGVESATFTITNKCPFTIWPGILTGNGMPQLSSTGFELATGATQTVDASPGWSGRFWARTDCSNDATGRFTCATADCGSGQVTCNGAGAIPPASLVELTIAQNGGQDFYDISLVDGFNLPVSLAPQGGTGDCKTTSCPGNVNSVCPPELAVKAADGRVIACKSACLALNQPLYCCTGNFDRPETCPPTDYSKIFKNQCPQAYSYAYDDKTSTFTCFSGPNYLITFCP is encoded by the exons ATGAAAGCCCAAACAATCTTCGTTTGCCTTGCTTTTGCTATCCTCTTCTCTG GGGTTGAATCAGCGACATTCACGATCACAAACAAGTGTCCCTTCACCATCTGGCCAGGAATTCTAACCGGTAATGGCATGCCTCAATTATCATCGACAGGTTTTGAGTTAGCCACTGGGGCTACACAAACCGTGGATGCTTCCCCCGGGTGGTCAGGTCGCTTTTGGGCACGTACAGATTGTTCCAATGACGCCACCGGAAGGTTCACATGCGCCACCGCCGACTGCGGTTCCGGTCAGGTTACATGCAACGGTGCTGGTGCAATTCCACCGGCGAGCCTGGTGGAATTGACTATAGCGCAGAACGGCGGACAAGATTTCTACGACATCAGCCTCGTCGACGGTTTCAACTTGCCGGTTTCTTTGGCCCCACAGGGCGGAACGGGAGATTGCAAGACGACAAGTTGTCCTGGGAATGTGAACAGTGTTTGCCCGCCAGAGCTGGCTGTGAAAGCGGCGGATGGGCGTGTGATCGCGTGTAAGAGTGCGTGTTTAGCACTTAACCAGCCACTGTACTGCTGCACTGGAAATTTTGATAGACCAGAGACTTGCCCGCCGACAGACTACTCTAAGATCTTTAAAAATCAGTGCCCTCAGGCTTATAGTTACGCTTATGATGATAAAACTAGCACTTTTACGTGCTTCAGTGGACCTAATTACCTTATCACATTTTGCCCgtga
- the LOC107432015 gene encoding thaumatin-like protein 1b, translated as MNTQVFFALTLAFLFAGVHAATVTFTNKCTYTVWPGTLTGDQKPQLSTTGFELTTGANRVVDLPSPWSGRFWARTGCSSSSGKFTCATADCGSGEVLCNGNGAAPPATLVEITVAANGGQDFYDVSLVDGFNLPMSVATNGGTGECKPSSCPVDVNAQCPAELQQKGADGNVIGCKSACVRFGDPKYCCTPPNDKPETCPPTDYSRIFENLCPQAYSYAYDDKNSTFTCSGSPNYEITFCPA; from the exons ATGAATACCCAAGTGTTTTTTGCTCTCACCTTGGCCTTCCTCTTCGCTG GGGTTCATGCAGCCACAGTCACTTTCACAAACAAATGCACCTACACCGTTTGGCCAGGAACCCTTACCGGCGACCAAAAACCCCAATTATCAACCACCGGATTCGAGTTGACAACCGGAGCCAACCGGGTAGTGGACCTCCCATCGCCATGGAGTGGCCGATTCTGGGCCCGAACCGGGTGCTCTTCCTCCTCCGGGAAGTTCACATGTGCCACCGCAGACTGTGGTTCTGGTGAAGTTCTGTGCAACGGTAACGGTGCAGCCCCGCCAGCAACTCTAGTGGAAATCACGGTAGCCGCGAACGGCGGACAAGATTTCTACGACGTGAGCTTGGTCGACGGCTTCAACTTGCCAATGTCGGTAGCCACCAATGGTGGAACCGGTGAGTGCAAGCCGTCGTCGTGCCCAGTGGATGTGAATGCCCAATGCCCTGCCGAGCTGCAACAGAAAGGAGCTGATGGAAATGTGATCGGTTGCAAAAGTGCATGTGTGAGATTCGGTGACCCAAAGTATTGTTGCACACCTCCTAATGACAAACCGGAAACTTGTCCACCTACAGACTACTCCCGGATCTTCGAGAACCTTTGCCCTCAAGCTTATAGCTATGCTTATGATGACAAAAATAGCACATTTACCTGCTCTGGTAGCCCTAACTACGAGATCACTTTCTGTCCTGCTTAG